AGCCCGGGCAGGCGTTGACCGCCGCGCAGGCCCTGCGCGGCTACACCACGGCCGCGGCCGAGGCGGCCGGGCTGGGCCAGGTCAGCGGCCGGATTGCCGTCGGGCTGCGGGCCGACCTGTCCGCCTTCGGGCTGGACCCGCTGATCGCTGCCCCGGACGAGTTCGCGCAGGCGCCGGTGCCGCTCACCGTCGTCGACGGGACCGTCGTGCACCGGGCAGACTGAGCCGCGTGCCCCGCCCGTCCCAGCCCATCCTGTCCCGCGAGCTCATCTGCCGGACCGCGCTGAACCTGCTGGATCGCACCGGCCGGTTCACCGTGCCCGAGGTGGCCCAGAAGCTGGGGGTCAGCGTGTCCTCGCTGTACCACCATGTGGCTGGGCGAGCCCAGATCGTCGAGGGCATCCGCGGTCTGCTGGCCGGCCGGTTCGCGCCCATCGCCGGCGACACTCCGTGGCCGGAGGCCGTCGCGGCCTGGGCGCGCAGCTATCGCGACGCCTTCGCCGCCCACCCGGCGGCGATCCCGCCACTGGTCGCGCAGACCATCACCGACCCGGTGACGCTGCGGCAGTATGGCGCCCTGGCCGGCGTGTTGGCCCGCTCCGGCTTCGGGCCCGATTCGATCGTGCTGGCCATCACCATGCTGGACAACCTGTGCCTGGGCGCCGCTCTCGACGTCGGCGCGCCGTCGGTGATCTGGGACGACAACCCGGCGATCGATTCGCCGATGCAGACCGCGTTGGGCCGGGCGACGCTCGGAGCGGACCGGGCCGAACGTGGCTTCGAGCTCGGCCTGGCCCTGACCCTGCGCGGGCTGGCCGAGTTGCTGGCCGACCAGCCGGCTGAGGTCGGCTGAGGTCGACTGGGGCCGGCCGGGTCAGTCCGGCCGGCGGCCGACCGCGCACCAGGCCCGGGCGGTGAGCGTGAAGGGCTCGTCCGGCCGGTCGAACCGGGTCCGGCAGGCATCCTGCAGGGCGCGGCGCTGATCGTCGTCCAGGGCGCGGCAGTAGACGCCGGCCGGGCCGATGCCCAGGGTGAGCGGGTTCCACCAGTCCTCGAAGTTCGTGTACCGGGCGTGGGTGTCCAGGGTCAGCTCACGCACGTCGGTCAACCCGGCCTCGGTCAGCAGCGTGGGCAGATCGCCCTCCCGGCTGCCGGGGCGGGGGACCTCGCCGCGCGGCCCGTCGGCCAGTTCACTGACGCCGGCCCAGAACCGGCGCAGCATCTCCATGTGGGCCAGGTCCCAGAAGCAGGTGGCGACGACGCCGCCGGGCCGCGTCACCCGGGTCATCTCGGCCATCCCGGCCGCCGGATCGGTCATGAACCCGACGACCAGGCAGGACAGGGCGGCGTCGAACGTCCCGTCGCCGAACGGCAGGTGCTCGGCCACGCCGAGGCGGACGTCCACCCCGGGGTGGCGGTCCCGGCAGGCCTGCACGAACGGCTCCGACGGGTCGATGGCGGTGACGTTCCCGGCGCCGGTCCGGGCGACCAGTTCGGTGGTCAGGCCGCCGGGGCCGGCGCCGACGTCCAGCACGGTCTGGTCCGGACCGATGCCGGCCGCGTCGGCGAAGGCGGGGGCCAGGGTGGGCAGGTACCGGCCCATCAGCGCGTCGTACCCCGCGGCGGGAGCGTTGAATGAACCGGCGATGGCGGGGTCGGGCTGTGTCATCCTCTGAGCATGAGCCTTTTGCCCGGGTTTCGACACCGTTGGACTGATCCGGGTGCGGTGGAGGAGCGCCGATGAGAAGCCCTGTGTCAAGCCGCCCTTTTTTGATCTTGGTTGAGGAGGCGTTGCAGGGCCCGGTGTTCTGCCGGGTCGTAGCGCACGCCGTCCTGCCAGCAGTGCCAGATGACGGTCAGCCAGGCACGGGCCAGGACCCGGACGGCGTGGGGGTGGTCGTGACCTCGTGCTCTGGCTCTTCGGTAGAGATCGGCTGCCCAGGGGTTGGCCTTGATCGAGTCGCCGGCGAAGTCGCAGACGGCGTCGCGGAGTTGTTTGTCGCAGGCCCATCGGAACGCCACGACGCGGATCTTTCCGGATTGGCGGGTGGACGGGGCGACACCGGCCAGGCAGATCAACGCTTCCGGGGTGGGGAACTTGGCTCGGCAGTCGCCGATCTCGGCGAGCAGCCGGGCGGCCCGGACGCGGCCCGAGCGGGGCAGGCTGGTGAAGATGTGTTGGTCGGCGTGCGCGTCGAGCTGGGCGCTGATCTGGGCTTCCAGAGCCTTGATCTGGGTAACCATCGCGGTGAGCAGGGCAACGGAGGATGCGGTGATCGCGGTGTACGCCGTCTGGTCGCCGGCGGCGCCGCGGGGTGCGGCGGTCAGATGGGCGTGCAACGCGGCCGGGTCGGTGCGTCCGGAGTAGCCGACCGAGGACAGCCACCGGCCGAGTCTGGTCGGGGTGAGCCAGTCGGCTTTGTCCTGGGTCGGGAAACGGGTCAGGAACGCCAGAGTGATCAGCGAGTCGATCTGCCGGAACAGGCCGACCGCACCGGGGAAGACCAGGCGAAGGTGGGCGCGCAGTTGGTTGGCCAGGGCCACGCGGTGGGCGACCAGATCGCGGCGAGCGCGGACGATTCGGCGCAGCGCGACGGTTTCCGGTGCGTCGGGCACCAGTGGCCGCAGCCGGGACCGGTCGGTGCGCAGGGTGTCGGCGAGCACGTAGGCGTCGAACCGGTCGTCCTTGTTGCCGGCCGAGCCGTACCGGCCACGCAGGTTCTTGACCTGGTTCGGGCTGATCACGACCACGGTCACACCGGCGCCGAGAAGGGCGTCGACCACGGGCCCGTCGGGGCGTTCGATCGCGACCTCCTGGCAGCCGGCGCGGGTGAGCACGGCCACGAGTTCGATCAGTCCGGCGGCGGTGTGCTCGATGGTGTGCCGGGCAATCTCGCGGCCGCGGTCGTTGACGATCGACACGGCGTGGTCGTCGCGGGCCCAGTCCAGGCCTGCGGTCAGGTCTTGGGGTGCTTGGTCGGGCAGGGTGTTGCTGGCAGACTTCACGTCAGCCTCCTCGCTGCTAGTCCCAGTGGGGAGGCGCCCTCGTACGGTGCCGATGGTGCCGGGACGTGTCTGCCGGTTCGCTCACTGATCGGCGCTCGCGGCACGCAGCTTTGGCGCTCAGCCCTGTCGACGGTCGGCACGTCCCGGGGAACCGCCAGATCTCGCAGATCTCATCGTGGACATCAACCGTGTCCAGCGAGCTGGGCGATGACCGGGCGGCACCTCGGGCGCATCACCAACCCCTCGAGGATTGATGACCTAAGGATGGTGCACCAGTGAGCTTCGACGTGGCCGCCCAGGCGTACGGGGCGTTCATGGGCCGGTACTCCGAACCGCTGGCCGACCGGCTGGCCGACCTGCTCGAGCCGGTCCCCGGCGCGCGGGCGCTGGACGTGGGCTGCGGACCCGGCGCGCTGACCGCCCGGCTGGTCGAGCGGCTGGGCCCGGACCAGGTGTGCGCGATCGACCCGTCCGCGCCCTTCGTGGCCGCCGCCCGGGACCGGTTCCCCGGTCTGGACGTGCGATCGGGCCGGGCCGAGGAGCTGCCCTGGCCGGACGCGTCCTTCGACCTAGCCGCCGCGTCGCTGGTCGTGCACTTCATGCGGGATCCGGTGGCCGGCCTCGGGGAGATGGGCCGGGTCGTCCGGGCCGGCGGGACGGTCGCCGCCACTGTGTGGGACCACGCCGGCGAGCGGGGACCGATCTCCACCTTCTGGCGCGCGGTGCACGACCTGGATCCGGCCGGCCCGGACGAGTCCGGCCTGGCCGGCGCCCGGGCCGGGCACCTGGCGCAGCTGTTCACCGCCGCCGGCCTGAGGGTCGTGCGGGACACCGAGGTGACGGTGACGGTGCGCTACGACTCGGCGGACCAGTGGTGGGAGCCGTACACCCTGGGGGTCGGCCCGGCCGGGGCCTATCTGGTCGGGCTGCCCGATCAGCAGCGAGAAGCGTTGCGCCGACAGTGTGTCGAGCGGCTCCCGCCGGCCCCGTTCGCCGTCGAGGCCACCGCCTGGTGCGTGCTCGGCCGGGCCTGATCGGCCAGCGGGTTCGGCCCGCCTCCCCTACGGTGGGTCGGTGCCCGGAGCGGACCCCGGCACGGGAAAGGGGTGTCGGATGCCGGATCTGGGTCACGAGCTCGCATTCGGCCTGTTTCTGCCCAATCCCGCCTCGCAGGCGGCGACCGTGGTCCGGTTGGCCCAGGTCGCCGAGCAGCAGGGGCTCGATCTGATCGGCATCCAGGACCACCCGTACAACCCGGACCTGCTGGACACCTGGACCCTGCTCGCGCATCTGGCCGCCGCGACCACGACGATCCGGCTGTTCCCGGACGTCGCCTGCGTGCCGCTGCGGCCGCCGGCGGTCCTGGCCCGGTCCGTGGCCAGCCTGGACCTGCTCACCGACGGCCGGGTCGAGCTCGGGCTGGGCGCCGGCTATTTCCTGGACCCGATCGCTCGGCTGGGCGGCCCGGCCCTAACCAGGGGACAGGCGGTCACCGCGTTGGAGGAGGCGATCGGCGTCATCCGCGCGATGTGGACCGCCGCCGGCCCGGTCACCCGGCCCGGCCGGTTCCATGCGTTGGACGCGGCGACGCCCGGTCCGGCACCGGCCCACCCCGTCGAGATCTGGGTCGGGTCCTACCAGCCGCGGATGCTGTCGCTGACCGCCCGGCTGGCCGACGGTTGGGTGCCGTCCCAGGCCTACGCGGCGCCGGAGCGGACATCGGAACTGAACACCCGGATCGACCAGCTGGCCGAGCAGGCCGGCCGACGGCCCGCCGACATCCGGCGGATCTACAACGTCAACGGTCGATTCGCGGCCACCGCCGGCGGATTCCTGGACGGTCCGCCGGCGCACTGGGTCGACCAGCTCACCGATCTGGTGCTGGCGCAAGGATTTTCCTCGTTCCTGCTGGCCCCGTCCGGCGACATCATCTCCTCGATCGAGCGTTTCGCGCAGGAGGTGGTGCCGGACGTGCGGGAGCGGGTGGCCGCCGCCCGTCGCGGTGAGCCGGTGGCCGCGGAAAGCGCTGCGGCCGTGGAGCTGTCGCCCCCGACCCCGGTGCCCGACGGCCAGGAACGGGACGGTCACTGGGGCGATGCCGGCGGCCTGCGGGTGCAGGACCGGCCCCGGGCCCCGCGGGTGGCCGCGGCCCCGGCGGCCGGCGGCGCGGCCGGCCCGGACAACTTCCGCAACCTGGTCGCCATCCACGACCACCTGCGGGCCGAGCTGGAGCAGATCGCTCAGGCGGTGCAGCAGGTCGCCGACGGCGAGCTGACCCCGGTGGCCGCGCGCACCCTGATCAGCCGGATGACGGTGCGGCAGAACCACTGGACGCTGGGCTCGTTCTGCGCGTCGTACTGCCGGATCGTCACCATCCACCATGCGGTCGAGGACGCCCACATGTTCCCCGGGGTGCTCGCGGTGGCCCCGCAGGTCAAGGCGGTGGTGGACCGGCTGGAGGCCGAGCACCTGGTGATCGCCGGGGTGCTGGACCGCTTCGACCGGGCGCTGGTCGACCTGGTCCGGGAGGAGGGCCCGGAAGGCCCCGGCCCGGACGGCATCGCCGAGATCAGCGAGCTGGCCGCTCATCTGGGCGACGTGTTGCGCTCGCACCTGTGCTACGAGGAAGACGAGCTGGCCGGGGCGCTGGCCCTGATGCCGGGGTCGATCTGACCCCGAGTTCGCGCCCGTTCAGGCCGAGGCCGCCTCGGCCTCGGTCGAGCGGCGCCAGCGGATGCCGGCCTCGATGAAGTCGTCGATCTCGCCGTCGAACACCGCCGACGGGTTACCCACCTCGAAGTTCGTGCGCAGGTCCTTGACCATCTGGTACGGGTGCAGCACGTAGGAGCGCATCTGGTTGCCCCAAGAGTTGCCGGTGTCCTTGAGCGCGTCCATCACCGCGCGCTCCTCCTGCCGGCGCCGCTCGAGCAGCTTGGACTGCAGCACGGCCATGGCCGAGGCCTTGTTCTGGATCTGCGACCGCTCGTTCTGGCAGGACACCACGATGCCGGTGGGCAGGTGGGTGATCCGGACGGCCGAGTCGGTGGTGTTCACGCCCTGCCCGCCGGGGCCGGAGGAGCGGTACACATCCACCCGCAGGTCCTTCTCGTCGACGTCGACGTGATCGCTGGTCTCCACGACCGGGGCGACCTCGACGCCGGCGAAGCTGGTCTGCCGGCGGCCCTGGTTGTCGAACGGGGAGATCCGCACCAGCCGGTGCGTGCCCTGCTCGACCGACAGTGTCCCGTAGGCGTAGGGCGCCTTGACCTGGAAGGTTGTCGACTTGATGCCCGCCTCTTCGGCGTAGGAGGTGTCGTAGACCTCGGTGTTGTAGCCGTGACGCTCCGACCAGCGCAAATACATGCGCATCAGCATCTCGGCGAAGTCGGCGGCGTCGACCCCGCCGGCCTCGGACCGGATGGTGACCAGCGCCTCGCGCTCGTCGTACTCGCCGGAGAGCAGCGTGCGCACCTCCTGCGCGTCGATCTCCTTCTGCAATCCGAGCAGCTCCTGCTGGGCCTCCAGATACGTGTCCGGGTCCTCGTCCCCGAGCTCGAACAGCACCTCGAGGTCGTCCAGCCGCTGCCGCAGATCCTTGATCCGCTTGAGCTCGGCCTGCGCGTGGGAGAGCCGGCTGGTGACCTTCTGCGCGTTCTCCTGGTCGTTCCACAGGTCGGGC
This genomic window from Nakamurella multipartita DSM 44233 contains:
- a CDS encoding IS110 family RNA-guided transposase encodes the protein MKSASNTLPDQAPQDLTAGLDWARDDHAVSIVNDRGREIARHTIEHTAAGLIELVAVLTRAGCQEVAIERPDGPVVDALLGAGVTVVVISPNQVKNLRGRYGSAGNKDDRFDAYVLADTLRTDRSRLRPLVPDAPETVALRRIVRARRDLVAHRVALANQLRAHLRLVFPGAVGLFRQIDSLITLAFLTRFPTQDKADWLTPTRLGRWLSSVGYSGRTDPAALHAHLTAAPRGAAGDQTAYTAITASSVALLTAMVTQIKALEAQISAQLDAHADQHIFTSLPRSGRVRAARLLAEIGDCRAKFPTPEALICLAGVAPSTRQSGKIRVVAFRWACDKQLRDAVCDFAGDSIKANPWAADLYRRARARGHDHPHAVRVLARAWLTVIWHCWQDGVRYDPAEHRALQRLLNQDQKRAA
- a CDS encoding class I SAM-dependent methyltransferase — its product is MTQPDPAIAGSFNAPAAGYDALMGRYLPTLAPAFADAAGIGPDQTVLDVGAGPGGLTTELVARTGAGNVTAIDPSEPFVQACRDRHPGVDVRLGVAEHLPFGDGTFDAALSCLVVGFMTDPAAGMAEMTRVTRPGGVVATCFWDLAHMEMLRRFWAGVSELADGPRGEVPRPGSREGDLPTLLTEAGLTDVRELTLDTHARYTNFEDWWNPLTLGIGPAGVYCRALDDDQRRALQDACRTRFDRPDEPFTLTARAWCAVGRRPD
- the prfB gene encoding peptide chain release factor 2, whose protein sequence is MNLDDAAAVKALDTTLTSIEKVMDVDRLARSIDELSEAASAPDLWNDQENAQKVTSRLSHAQAELKRIKDLRQRLDDLEVLFELGDEDPDTYLEAQQELLGLQKEIDAQEVRTLLSGEYDEREALVTIRSEAGGVDAADFAEMLMRMYLRWSERHGYNTEVYDTSYAEEAGIKSTTFQVKAPYAYGTLSVEQGTHRLVRISPFDNQGRRQTSFAGVEVAPVVETSDHVDVDEKDLRVDVYRSSGPGGQGVNTTDSAVRITHLPTGIVVSCQNERSQIQNKASAMAVLQSKLLERRRQEERAVMDALKDTGNSWGNQMRSYVLHPYQMVKDLRTNFEVGNPSAVFDGEIDDFIEAGIRWRRSTEAEAASA
- a CDS encoding LLM class flavin-dependent oxidoreductase — its product is MPDLGHELAFGLFLPNPASQAATVVRLAQVAEQQGLDLIGIQDHPYNPDLLDTWTLLAHLAAATTTIRLFPDVACVPLRPPAVLARSVASLDLLTDGRVELGLGAGYFLDPIARLGGPALTRGQAVTALEEAIGVIRAMWTAAGPVTRPGRFHALDAATPGPAPAHPVEIWVGSYQPRMLSLTARLADGWVPSQAYAAPERTSELNTRIDQLAEQAGRRPADIRRIYNVNGRFAATAGGFLDGPPAHWVDQLTDLVLAQGFSSFLLAPSGDIISSIERFAQEVVPDVRERVAAARRGEPVAAESAAAVELSPPTPVPDGQERDGHWGDAGGLRVQDRPRAPRVAAAPAAGGAAGPDNFRNLVAIHDHLRAELEQIAQAVQQVADGELTPVAARTLISRMTVRQNHWTLGSFCASYCRIVTIHHAVEDAHMFPGVLAVAPQVKAVVDRLEAEHLVIAGVLDRFDRALVDLVREEGPEGPGPDGIAEISELAAHLGDVLRSHLCYEEDELAGALALMPGSI
- a CDS encoding class I SAM-dependent methyltransferase — protein: MSFDVAAQAYGAFMGRYSEPLADRLADLLEPVPGARALDVGCGPGALTARLVERLGPDQVCAIDPSAPFVAAARDRFPGLDVRSGRAEELPWPDASFDLAAASLVVHFMRDPVAGLGEMGRVVRAGGTVAATVWDHAGERGPISTFWRAVHDLDPAGPDESGLAGARAGHLAQLFTAAGLRVVRDTEVTVTVRYDSADQWWEPYTLGVGPAGAYLVGLPDQQREALRRQCVERLPPAPFAVEATAWCVLGRA
- a CDS encoding TetR/AcrR family transcriptional regulator; this translates as MPRPSQPILSRELICRTALNLLDRTGRFTVPEVAQKLGVSVSSLYHHVAGRAQIVEGIRGLLAGRFAPIAGDTPWPEAVAAWARSYRDAFAAHPAAIPPLVAQTITDPVTLRQYGALAGVLARSGFGPDSIVLAITMLDNLCLGAALDVGAPSVIWDDNPAIDSPMQTALGRATLGADRAERGFELGLALTLRGLAELLADQPAEVG